From Candidatus Poribacteria bacterium, one genomic window encodes:
- a CDS encoding insulinase family protein, whose protein sequence is MNLKQSSKHNLLRQVRTETQRPSVNLYPGQHLHGFEVKAVTPIDELRGVAIELTHQQSGARLLHLHTDDTKNWFSISPTTPTFDDTGLTHILEHAVTAGSRNYPVKEVFFEIMKMSLATYADANAMNYFDHAFYYGSSNVKKDLFNLAEVHFDSVFHPLLTRETFKREGHHLEPVDPARPTEGLKINGIVYNEVKSGLSDPKEYLFMAITKGLLPDTCYAHNGGGNPLVMPDLTYEQLITYYQTYYHPKNCYFFFYGNIPTNDYLVFLDDKLTGTPRTETNGLLPLLRPEITHPPTWEAPRIVRDVYPIDPADPLTEKTYLMLSWRMGDATDPEEVVLCRILGLILLGNEGAPLRKAIIDSKLGADIYDDGFYMSPGVNTMGPHTTFHVGLTGSEADRIEAFTELIVNTLAQIADIEIDKEKVEAAFQQITYDYQEITPRFSFQLMERVVNTWIYEKEPTLFLQMGAVLSAIRQRWEQNPRIFNELIRERLLDNPHQLTTVLTPDAGMLAYLHASEETRLTAIRSQLTDEQMRQIAADAAELERLNGQPNSPEDLAKLPQLHVSDLPEKPLHIPTTVETVNGRPLLRNDVFSNGVNYLALNFDLHGLPEHLWQYLPRYSDAIGKLGAGDLNYEQVAQHTASVTGGLDCFPSFSTHALDPDKPVWNMQFRLKALDDKMGSALDVLRDLLFAVNPRDTERLRDVLNQAVTEYRTYAHGYRCLDIANHHAARGFSPQAYLSEVVFGTTQFRVSEMLLNHFDESHEELRDAIEQIRDFLLVRGRVTASFTGSDAAFEMLSGKFAEWIDNMRDEPINPTPIGFEAFDIYPREGLVAPIQVANCAHIIPAPHYSHQDSVLLTIGSHILSHDYIMNEIRLKGNAYGGVFEYNPFDAMLYQGSYFDPHVARSLNVFDQTADYIIQSKWTQTDLDKAIIATASDYQKTVRPSQASTDALTHYLTGQTREMIEDRYAQLRRATPQTVKRALLQIFEENKDKASICVVASREKLEADNKKMTQPLNIENIVE, encoded by the coding sequence ATGAATTTGAAACAAAGCAGCAAACACAACCTACTCCGACAGGTCAGAACGGAGACTCAACGTCCATCCGTTAATCTTTATCCAGGGCAACATCTTCACGGCTTTGAGGTGAAAGCTGTCACACCGATTGACGAATTGAGAGGGGTGGCAATAGAACTCACACATCAGCAAAGTGGTGCCCGACTCCTACACCTCCATACAGATGACACCAAAAACTGGTTCTCAATCAGTCCGACAACTCCAACATTCGATGATACAGGATTAACACATATCCTCGAACACGCTGTAACGGCGGGGTCTCGCAACTATCCAGTAAAAGAGGTTTTCTTTGAGATCATGAAGATGAGTCTGGCGACCTATGCCGACGCGAACGCCATGAACTATTTTGATCATGCCTTTTATTATGGCTCAAGCAATGTCAAGAAAGATCTGTTCAATCTTGCAGAAGTTCACTTTGATTCTGTGTTTCATCCGCTACTCACAAGGGAAACTTTCAAACGCGAAGGTCACCATCTTGAACCTGTAGATCCGGCGCGGCCTACGGAAGGACTAAAAATAAATGGGATTGTCTACAATGAAGTGAAAAGCGGTTTGTCCGACCCAAAAGAGTACCTATTTATGGCTATAACTAAGGGGCTTTTGCCTGATACCTGCTATGCCCACAATGGTGGTGGAAATCCACTGGTTATGCCCGATCTGACCTACGAACAACTCATAACTTACTACCAAACCTATTATCATCCGAAGAACTGTTACTTCTTCTTCTACGGCAATATTCCGACAAACGATTATCTTGTATTCCTCGACGATAAATTGACAGGGACCCCAAGGACTGAGACTAACGGGCTTCTTCCACTACTCCGCCCGGAAATAACACACCCGCCGACATGGGAAGCACCGCGGATTGTGAGGGATGTCTATCCAATTGATCCAGCGGATCCACTCACTGAAAAGACATACCTGATGCTCAGTTGGCGCATGGGAGATGCAACGGATCCCGAAGAGGTCGTCTTATGCCGCATCTTAGGACTCATTCTGCTCGGCAACGAGGGAGCCCCCCTTCGAAAAGCAATTATTGATTCAAAACTCGGTGCGGACATATATGATGACGGGTTTTATATGTCTCCCGGCGTCAACACTATGGGTCCACACACCACCTTTCACGTAGGTTTGACAGGAAGTGAAGCAGACCGTATTGAGGCTTTCACGGAATTGATTGTTAATACATTGGCTCAAATTGCGGACATAGAAATTGACAAAGAGAAGGTGGAAGCTGCGTTTCAACAAATCACCTATGACTATCAGGAAATTACGCCAAGATTCTCATTTCAGCTGATGGAACGTGTCGTAAATACGTGGATATATGAAAAGGAGCCGACCCTCTTTTTACAGATGGGAGCGGTCTTATCTGCTATTCGTCAACGTTGGGAGCAAAATCCGCGCATCTTCAATGAACTTATTCGTGAACGACTCCTTGACAACCCACATCAATTGACAACTGTCCTCACCCCTGACGCGGGTATGCTGGCTTATCTTCATGCGAGTGAGGAAACGCGGCTAACAGCCATCCGCTCACAACTCACTGATGAGCAAATGAGACAGATCGCTGCGGATGCCGCTGAACTTGAACGTCTCAACGGACAACCCAACTCGCCCGAGGATCTGGCGAAGCTGCCGCAACTGCATGTCTCAGATCTTCCCGAGAAACCGTTGCATATTCCCACAACCGTTGAGACAGTTAACGGACGTCCGTTGCTCCGAAACGATGTCTTTTCCAACGGCGTGAATTACCTCGCACTAAATTTTGACTTGCACGGGTTACCGGAACATCTTTGGCAGTATCTACCGAGATACAGCGATGCCATTGGCAAACTCGGTGCAGGCGATCTAAATTACGAACAAGTAGCACAACACACGGCATCGGTTACTGGTGGACTGGACTGCTTCCCAAGTTTTAGCACACACGCACTTGACCCTGATAAGCCTGTCTGGAATATGCAGTTCCGACTGAAAGCACTTGATGACAAAATGGGATCCGCTTTGGATGTTCTGCGCGATCTGCTCTTTGCTGTGAATCCGCGGGATACCGAACGGCTTCGCGATGTCCTTAACCAAGCGGTAACAGAGTATCGGACCTATGCCCACGGTTATCGTTGTTTAGATATCGCGAACCATCACGCTGCCCGCGGATTTTCGCCACAGGCATATCTCTCAGAGGTCGTCTTCGGGACAACACAGTTTCGCGTGAGCGAGATGTTGCTTAACCATTTTGATGAATCTCATGAGGAACTCAGAGACGCTATTGAACAAATTCGAGATTTCCTGTTAGTGCGCGGTCGCGTGACTGCCAGTTTCACCGGTTCTGATGCGGCTTTTGAGATGCTCAGCGGGAAGTTTGCCGAATGGATTGACAACATGCGTGATGAGCCGATAAACCCGACGCCAATAGGATTTGAGGCATTCGACATATATCCACGCGAAGGATTGGTGGCTCCGATTCAAGTTGCGAACTGCGCGCACATAATACCGGCACCACACTATTCACATCAGGATTCAGTGCTCTTAACTATCGGCTCGCATATCTTGAGCCATGATTACATTATGAACGAAATCCGGCTCAAGGGCAATGCCTACGGTGGTGTTTTCGAATATAACCCATTTGATGCTATGCTCTACCAAGGCTCATACTTTGATCCGCACGTCGCTCGGTCACTCAATGTTTTTGATCAGACTGCTGATTATATCATACAATCGAAGTGGACACAGACTGACCTTGACAAAGCGATTATCGCGACGGCATCGGATTACCAAAAAACAGTCCGCCCCAGTCAAGCCTCGACCGATGCGCTTACACATTATCTCACTGGACAGACACGGGAAATGATCGAAGATAGATATGCCCAACTCCGACGCGCAACCCCCCAGACGGTAAAACGTGCCTTGCTCCAAATTTTTGAGGAAAATAAGGATAAAGCCTCAATTTGTGTCGTCGCAAGTCGTGAGAAATTAGAAGCAGATAATAAGAAAATGACTCAGCCTTTAAATATCGAAAATATTGTAGAATAA
- a CDS encoding TAXI family TRAP transporter solute-binding subunit, giving the protein MKSILSYLSIFCVILAIGCDNTSKQNTAQNEKGDTPAELVNDNSTKRRYISIGTAPAGGAFFVVGSAIAEVVDGNVSEANWEVTAEATKGTQENIRRIVKGELEFALANAAISYFAVRGEGAWATEHTIQTVMTLAPNVGLFLTPQSSDVRSIRDFAGKRIVVGPAGAGFEYFLKPILAAHGITYDDFTPINSTYIGAVDLLADGSAAAAFVGGAIPTPAATQASTSQNIFFIPFDEAAKQSLFADYPFFNAVTIPADTYKGQTEPFASMNVGAMHLITAENTDENIVYEFTKTLYTHRAEVVKRHGAGKAINPKNVVKNTGTSFHPGAIRFYREIDIWQE; this is encoded by the coding sequence ATGAAATCAATCCTGTCCTATCTATCGATTTTCTGCGTTATACTCGCCATCGGGTGCGACAATACCTCAAAACAAAACACTGCCCAAAACGAAAAGGGCGACACCCCTGCCGAGTTAGTGAACGATAATTCTACAAAACGCCGCTATATCAGCATCGGCACTGCTCCTGCTGGTGGTGCGTTCTTCGTCGTTGGTTCCGCAATTGCTGAGGTCGTTGATGGTAACGTCTCAGAAGCGAATTGGGAAGTGACCGCCGAAGCTACTAAAGGCACACAGGAAAACATTCGACGGATCGTGAAGGGTGAACTGGAATTCGCGCTCGCCAACGCCGCAATTTCCTATTTTGCTGTGCGGGGCGAAGGCGCGTGGGCAACTGAACACACTATCCAAACCGTCATGACGCTTGCTCCGAACGTTGGGCTGTTCCTTACACCGCAGTCCTCCGATGTCCGTAGTATCCGAGACTTCGCCGGTAAACGGATCGTTGTTGGACCCGCAGGTGCAGGCTTCGAGTATTTCCTTAAACCGATACTGGCGGCACACGGCATCACGTACGACGATTTCACACCCATCAATAGCACTTACATCGGAGCGGTAGATTTGTTAGCGGACGGTTCTGCCGCCGCTGCATTCGTCGGTGGTGCGATCCCAACACCGGCCGCGACACAAGCCAGCACGTCTCAAAACATCTTCTTCATCCCGTTTGACGAAGCGGCGAAACAGTCGCTCTTTGCAGACTATCCTTTCTTTAATGCCGTAACGATCCCTGCCGATACCTACAAAGGACAGACGGAGCCGTTCGCGAGCATGAACGTGGGCGCGATGCACCTGATTACCGCTGAGAATACAGATGAAAACATCGTCTACGAATTCACGAAGACTTTGTATACACACCGAGCGGAAGTCGTGAAACGGCACGGTGCTGGCAAAGCCATCAACCCGAAAAACGTCGTCAAAAATACAGGGACATCCTTTCATCCGGGTGCCATCCGTTTCTATCGCGAAATCGACATTTGGCAGGAATAA
- a CDS encoding NAD(P)/FAD-dependent oxidoreductase: MNTHHTYDTIVIGGGPAGSTVATLVAEQGHRVLLLERESEPTFKIGESLIPATYWTFKRLGMLEKLRASHFPQKYSVQFYSRSGKASTPFYFFQTNPHESAVTWQVLRSEFDEMLLDNAEEKGVEIRKGTGVREVLFEGDTATGVVTQHTDGTRETLNATVIVDSTGQRSLIGRQLNLNTIEPNLKMASLFTHYEGGHRDEGIDEGATLILHTEEKDSWFWSIPLPYNRTSIGVVGELDYLLQNRRDADGKLNAQKIFTEELAKCAPLQQRLEGAKQLLPIQTTKDFSYRASRIAGNNWVLVGDAFGFLDPVYSTGLFLALKSGEMAADVIIEAFDKNDFSEAQLGSFGPAFVKGMEAFRKLVYAFYTKEFSFARFLSEYPEHQGGIVDILSGDVFRKDVTHIFPAMAEMCPLPPEVPLN; this comes from the coding sequence ATGAACACACACCACACCTACGACACTATCGTTATCGGGGGCGGACCCGCCGGGAGTACTGTGGCAACGCTTGTCGCGGAACAAGGACACCGCGTCCTGCTCCTTGAACGGGAATCTGAACCGACATTCAAAATCGGAGAATCACTGATTCCCGCGACGTACTGGACTTTCAAACGGCTCGGTATGCTTGAGAAACTGCGGGCAAGTCATTTCCCGCAGAAATACAGTGTGCAGTTCTACTCACGCTCCGGTAAAGCCTCCACGCCGTTCTACTTCTTTCAAACCAATCCGCATGAAAGTGCCGTCACATGGCAGGTCCTAAGGAGTGAGTTCGACGAGATGCTTTTGGACAATGCAGAAGAAAAAGGGGTAGAAATCCGCAAAGGAACAGGTGTCCGAGAGGTCCTCTTTGAAGGGGACACAGCAACTGGTGTCGTCACACAACACACAGACGGCACCCGTGAAACCCTTAACGCCACTGTTATCGTGGATTCTACTGGGCAGCGGTCACTCATCGGCAGGCAACTGAACCTAAATACGATAGAACCGAACCTCAAAATGGCATCGCTCTTCACGCACTACGAAGGTGGACACAGAGACGAAGGTATCGACGAAGGGGCAACGCTCATTCTCCACACCGAAGAGAAAGATTCTTGGTTCTGGTCGATCCCGCTCCCTTATAACCGCACGAGTATCGGGGTTGTCGGTGAATTAGACTATCTCCTCCAGAATCGAAGAGATGCCGATGGTAAACTCAATGCCCAAAAAATCTTCACCGAAGAACTCGCGAAGTGTGCACCATTGCAACAACGGCTCGAAGGCGCGAAGCAACTCCTCCCCATCCAGACCACAAAAGACTTCTCCTATCGCGCCAGCCGTATCGCAGGCAACAACTGGGTGCTCGTAGGTGATGCATTCGGATTCTTGGATCCCGTCTATTCAACTGGACTGTTTCTGGCACTCAAATCTGGAGAGATGGCAGCGGATGTCATCATCGAAGCGTTCGATAAGAATGACTTCTCCGAAGCACAACTCGGAAGTTTCGGACCTGCGTTTGTAAAGGGGATGGAGGCATTTCGGAAACTCGTCTACGCTTTCTACACTAAGGAATTTAGTTTTGCACGGTTCCTATCAGAATATCCGGAGCATCAGGGAGGCATTGTTGACATCTTGAGTGGAGATGTGTTTAGAAAAGACGTAACGCATATCTTCCCCGCGATGGCAGAGATGTGTCCACTTCCACCTGAAGTACCACTCAATTAA
- a CDS encoding BrnA antitoxin family protein, producing the protein MESLREDAIDTPEIPELDDDFWENAQSIVPENYLQIEHEILEWFKGRGQDYHTRINIVLRTYMDAHR; encoded by the coding sequence ATTGAGAGCCTCCGTGAGGACGCGATTGATACACCAGAGATCCCCGAACTCGATGACGACTTCTGGGAAAATGCCCAGTCAATTGTTCCTGAAAATTATCTTCAGATTGAACATGAAATCTTGGAATGGTTCAAAGGACGGGGACAAGATTATCACACGCGGATAAATATAGTGCTCCGAACGTATATGGACGCCCATAGATAA
- a CDS encoding type II toxin-antitoxin system VapC family toxin: MLHNEQQHRVYIETSIPSFYYTLRKDTESIAKQNWTRKWWDQYADKFLLFSSLAVIEELSDGTSEKTQDRIDLVENLEMLSISPKIHRITQIYIDRLIMPQDPFGDALHLAIASFHNVDALLTWNCNHIANLNKVYLIRQINQELGLPTPELATPLNYLGVDD; encoded by the coding sequence TTGTTACATAACGAACAACAACATCGCGTCTACATTGAAACGTCAATTCCGAGTTTTTATTACACATTGCGCAAGGATACTGAATCGATTGCTAAGCAGAACTGGACTCGGAAATGGTGGGACCAATATGCGGATAAATTCCTTCTCTTTTCAAGTTTAGCTGTAATTGAGGAACTCAGTGACGGAACAAGTGAAAAAACACAGGATCGGATCGATTTAGTGGAAAACCTTGAGATGTTGTCAATTTCCCCAAAAATTCACCGCATTACACAAATCTATATTGACAGGTTGATAATGCCTCAAGATCCTTTTGGGGATGCACTTCACTTGGCAATCGCCTCGTTTCATAATGTAGATGCTCTTTTAACGTGGAATTGCAATCATATTGCGAACCTTAACAAAGTTTATCTTATCCGGCAGATTAATCAAGAACTTGGTTTACCAACACCGGAGTTGGCAACGCCACTCAATTACTTAGGAGTTGACGACTAA
- a CDS encoding DUF433 domain-containing protein yields the protein MDTKLIESNPSIMMGKPVIAGTRIPVELILEKIAAGETIEQLLEAYPRLTEEGIRAAFHFAVQSPISTR from the coding sequence ATGGATACAAAACTGATCGAATCTAATCCGTCAATCATGATGGGCAAACCCGTTATTGCAGGTACTCGCATTCCTGTCGAATTAATCTTAGAAAAAATCGCAGCGGGTGAGACAATTGAGCAATTACTTGAAGCCTACCCCCGTTTGACTGAGGAAGGTATACGCGCAGCATTCCATTTCGCAGTTCAGTCCCCCATATCTACCCGTTAA
- a CDS encoding coproporphyrinogen III oxidase family protein — MPETKPEPATAGIDSKDTTVGSVFVSNYPPYSVWGESDVPEVQRALSEQPRPDATLGLYLHIPFCRKRCKFCYFRVYTDKNSSEIDTYLNALAKEVELYSAQPAIADRPLKFVYFGGGTPSYISVKHLTALVDRVKRVMPWDAAEEIAFECEPGTLTEKKVDAIKGIGVTRLSLGVENLNDEILAENGRAHLSKEVYRIVPWIKTLAFDQVNIDLISGMIGETWESWRETVQKTIELDPDSVTVYQLELPFNTVYSKDILGGDSLPVADWKLKREWHQYAFEQFEQAGYTQSSAYTVLKKDKHCQFVYRDAVWQGSDMVGTGVASFSHLSGIHFQNAPSWGDYLSHLAEDRIPVYRALKPTETERLTREMILQLKLGQIRPSYFKAKFDTDILDTFAEPFEKLQNDGMLRVNAASDEIQLTQRGLLQVDSLLPAFYAPEYQNTRYT, encoded by the coding sequence ATGCCTGAAACAAAACCGGAACCTGCGACAGCAGGCATAGATTCAAAAGATACAACCGTAGGAAGCGTTTTCGTCTCCAACTACCCACCGTATTCGGTATGGGGCGAGTCCGATGTGCCAGAGGTGCAACGCGCGCTCAGCGAACAACCGCGTCCAGATGCTACACTCGGGTTATACCTCCACATCCCTTTTTGTCGCAAGCGGTGCAAATTCTGCTATTTCCGCGTCTACACCGATAAAAACAGCTCGGAAATCGACACGTATCTGAACGCACTCGCGAAAGAGGTTGAACTCTACAGTGCACAACCCGCAATCGCGGATAGACCCCTGAAATTCGTCTATTTCGGTGGCGGGACACCTTCCTATATCAGCGTGAAACACCTGACGGCTCTCGTTGACAGGGTGAAACGGGTAATGCCGTGGGATGCCGCCGAAGAGATCGCTTTTGAATGTGAGCCAGGGACCTTGACAGAAAAGAAAGTAGATGCGATCAAAGGGATCGGTGTAACCCGTTTGAGTCTCGGTGTTGAGAATCTGAACGACGAGATCCTCGCTGAAAACGGTAGGGCACATCTTTCCAAAGAGGTGTATCGTATCGTCCCGTGGATAAAGACTTTGGCGTTCGATCAGGTCAACATTGATCTTATCTCAGGCATGATCGGTGAAACGTGGGAGAGTTGGCGAGAAACCGTCCAAAAGACCATTGAACTTGATCCGGATAGCGTCACCGTCTATCAGTTGGAATTGCCATTTAACACTGTCTATTCTAAAGATATTCTCGGTGGCGATTCCCTGCCGGTCGCAGATTGGAAACTGAAACGCGAATGGCACCAATACGCCTTTGAACAGTTTGAGCAAGCCGGTTACACACAATCCAGCGCGTATACAGTGCTCAAGAAAGATAAGCATTGCCAGTTTGTCTATCGCGATGCTGTGTGGCAGGGAAGCGATATGGTAGGCACAGGTGTTGCCTCCTTCTCACACCTCAGCGGAATTCATTTCCAGAACGCACCTTCATGGGGAGACTACCTCAGTCACCTTGCGGAAGATAGGATTCCAGTCTACCGAGCACTGAAACCGACAGAAACGGAACGATTGACGCGGGAGATGATCCTGCAACTCAAACTCGGACAGATCAGACCCTCCTATTTCAAAGCGAAGTTTGACACAGACATCCTCGATACTTTTGCTGAACCCTTCGAGAAACTGCAAAACGATGGCATGTTGCGTGTCAACGCCGCATCAGATGAAATCCAACTGACGCAACGCGGATTGCTCCAAGTCGATAGCCTGCTTCCGGCGTTCTATGCCCCTGAATACCAGAACACGCGATATACCTAA
- a CDS encoding PQQ-binding-like beta-propeller repeat protein — protein MNTSIEMQVDERNRTYLKKAKATAQRSVPATFLIFLLFLVSHASFGNWASFRGNPQLTGLADSELPENPQLLWTFQAGDMIESTAAVVDGIVYVGALDGTLYAIDAQTGKKKWTYQVEGAIKASPSIHNGVVYFGDGDGIFHAVDINTQETKWQFTTEGEIISSANVVGDRVLFGSYDGFLYCLNRENGELVWKLETEGYVHGTPGVWTHIANDSGKAENFAIVTGCDSYLRVINIDDGAQTQQVNLGAYVGASPAISQNRVYCGTYGTEILGIALDTGKIAWRYRHPKRRFPFFASAALTEDSVIIGGRDKMVHALSQATGEPLWTHTAKSRIESSAVIVGKRAFLGTTHGLFIALDITTGEPVWEFATGSSIVASPSVSDGRIYIGTEDGILYCFGSP, from the coding sequence ATGAACACGTCTATTGAAATGCAAGTAGATGAGCGGAATCGTACATATCTTAAAAAGGCAAAAGCGACGGCACAACGGAGTGTGCCTGCTACCTTTCTAATTTTCCTACTGTTCCTCGTCTCGCATGCATCTTTTGGCAACTGGGCAAGTTTTCGTGGGAACCCACAACTCACTGGTCTCGCCGATTCAGAACTTCCTGAAAATCCGCAATTGCTTTGGACTTTCCAAGCGGGAGATATGATTGAATCTACCGCTGCAGTCGTTGATGGCATAGTCTATGTCGGCGCATTAGATGGAACCCTCTACGCGATCGACGCGCAAACGGGCAAAAAAAAGTGGACGTATCAGGTAGAGGGAGCGATCAAAGCTTCGCCCTCTATTCACAACGGTGTCGTCTACTTCGGTGATGGGGATGGGATTTTCCATGCAGTGGACATTAACACCCAAGAAACGAAATGGCAGTTTACGACGGAAGGTGAAATCATATCATCAGCAAATGTCGTTGGCGACCGCGTGCTGTTCGGCTCGTATGACGGATTCCTCTATTGTCTGAACCGAGAGAACGGGGAATTGGTCTGGAAATTAGAGACCGAGGGCTATGTCCACGGCACCCCTGGGGTCTGGACGCACATCGCAAACGATTCTGGTAAGGCAGAGAATTTCGCGATTGTCACCGGATGCGACAGTTATCTCCGTGTCATCAATATTGACGACGGCGCACAGACGCAACAGGTAAATCTCGGTGCGTATGTGGGTGCGAGTCCTGCGATTTCACAAAACCGCGTCTATTGCGGCACGTATGGCACCGAAATATTGGGGATCGCGTTAGACACTGGGAAGATTGCGTGGCGGTATCGGCATCCCAAACGTAGATTCCCGTTCTTTGCCTCAGCCGCTCTCACGGAAGACAGCGTTATTATCGGCGGACGCGATAAGATGGTGCATGCGCTTTCACAGGCGACGGGTGAGCCGCTATGGACCCATACCGCTAAATCTCGTATTGAGTCTTCCGCCGTGATTGTTGGCAAACGTGCCTTTTTAGGGACAACTCACGGGTTGTTTATTGCTTTAGATATTACGACTGGAGAACCGGTGTGGGAATTCGCAACAGGTTCATCTATCGTCGCCTCACCGAGCGTCTCCGACGGTAGAATTTACATTGGAACAGAGGACGGGATCCTGTACTGCTTCGGGTCACCATAG
- a CDS encoding iron-containing alcohol dehydrogenase, with amino-acid sequence METFDCELNQQVIYGDNTIERLGELTRERGGSRVLLVTDAGIEKAGILARAVSALQSERIAAYVFADTIPNPTTEDVDAALAVAKTNAPIDLIIGLGGGSSMDCAKGVNFLLTNGGKMEDYWGTNKATQPMLPSIGIPTTIGTGSEAQSFALIAQADTHIKMACGDTKARFGTVILDATLTKTLPRPIAAITGIDAIAHAVESFVSTRHNPMSQMFARHAWELLDTHFEVCLESTNNSIARSKMLFGAYLAGLAIENSMLGAAHACANPLTARYEVIHGVAVALMLPHVIRFNSTVAGDTYRELHPDGDLADRITTLKQIGNLPNRLRDYPVQFTIGTADIPTLAKEAATQWTAQFNPRPLNISDFMNLYEHVY; translated from the coding sequence ATGGAAACTTTTGACTGCGAACTGAACCAACAAGTCATCTACGGTGATAACACGATCGAGAGACTCGGTGAGCTGACCCGCGAACGCGGTGGGAGCCGTGTCCTCCTCGTGACAGATGCCGGTATCGAAAAGGCAGGCATCCTCGCAAGAGCCGTCTCAGCACTGCAAAGCGAAAGGATCGCCGCTTATGTTTTTGCCGACACTATCCCCAACCCGACAACAGAAGATGTTGATGCTGCACTTGCGGTCGCGAAGACCAACGCGCCGATAGATCTCATCATCGGACTCGGCGGCGGTAGCTCAATGGACTGTGCGAAAGGCGTAAACTTCCTGCTCACAAACGGCGGAAAGATGGAGGACTACTGGGGCACAAACAAGGCAACACAACCGATGCTACCCTCTATCGGTATTCCGACGACCATCGGCACTGGAAGCGAGGCGCAATCCTTCGCACTCATCGCACAGGCAGATACACACATCAAAATGGCGTGTGGCGATACAAAAGCACGATTCGGGACTGTAATTTTGGATGCAACACTCACCAAAACCTTGCCGAGACCGATCGCTGCAATCACCGGTATAGATGCGATTGCACACGCCGTTGAAAGTTTCGTCTCAACGAGACACAACCCGATGTCTCAGATGTTTGCACGACACGCATGGGAGTTGCTAGACACACATTTTGAGGTGTGTCTTGAATCCACAAACAACTCTATAGCCCGAAGCAAAATGCTGTTTGGTGCTTACCTCGCGGGACTTGCGATTGAAAACTCGATGCTGGGTGCCGCACACGCCTGTGCTAACCCCTTGACGGCAAGATACGAAGTCATCCACGGTGTCGCTGTGGCGTTGATGTTACCGCACGTCATCCGATTCAATAGCACTGTCGCAGGAGACACCTACCGTGAGCTACATCCAGACGGAGATTTAGCGGACAGAATTACAACGCTGAAGCAGATTGGCAATTTACCGAACAGACTTCGGGATTATCCGGTCCAATTCACAATTGGAACGGCAGACATACCGACATTGGCAAAGGAAGCGGCGACACAGTGGACAGCACAGTTCAATCCGCGTCCCCTCAACATTAGCGACTTTATGAATCTTTATGAACACGTCTATTGA